Proteins from a single region of Catenulispora acidiphila DSM 44928:
- a CDS encoding serine hydrolase, which translates to MSGPDFPDVSALPGTLAYAVPGWGEYLADEVMPLASVGKLLLLASVAQGFVSGELDPGEPLGLLEQDFSAGSGLLVTLSPRRWTLLDLARLTAAVSDNTATNALLRRVGVERVAADAGALGLERSRVLDRIREPRLAGHPPAFAVGTAREVAALAAVAAGDRGWGAVLLGWMAGCLDRSMVAAGIAHDPEDSVVRDVPLSGLWVANKTGTDVGTRCDVGVVRGARQVCYAVLTRCAAGREFDMVLAMRDVGAVVGRLAGAGGSASAEADG; encoded by the coding sequence GTGAGCGGCCCTGATTTCCCTGATGTGAGTGCTCTGCCGGGGACTCTCGCGTATGCGGTGCCCGGCTGGGGCGAGTACTTGGCCGATGAGGTGATGCCGCTGGCCAGTGTTGGGAAGCTGCTGTTGCTTGCTTCGGTGGCGCAGGGTTTTGTGTCCGGCGAGCTGGATCCTGGGGAGCCGTTGGGGCTGCTCGAGCAGGACTTCAGTGCGGGCTCGGGGTTGCTGGTCACGTTGTCGCCGCGGCGGTGGACCCTGCTTGACCTGGCGCGGCTGACCGCTGCCGTCAGTGACAACACCGCTACCAATGCGCTGCTGCGGCGGGTCGGGGTGGAGCGGGTGGCGGCGGATGCTGGGGCGTTGGGGCTGGAGCGGAGTCGCGTTCTGGATCGGATTCGTGAGCCTCGGCTGGCGGGCCATCCGCCGGCCTTTGCCGTCGGCACGGCGCGCGAGGTGGCGGCGCTCGCGGCCGTTGCCGCCGGCGATCGGGGGTGGGGTGCGGTGCTTCTGGGGTGGATGGCGGGGTGTCTGGATCGGAGCATGGTGGCTGCCGGGATTGCGCACGATCCTGAGGACTCGGTGGTGCGTGATGTGCCGTTGTCTGGGCTGTGGGTCGCGAACAAGACTGGCACCGATGTCGGGACGCGCTGCGATGTCGGCGTCGTGCGCGGCGCGCGGCAGGTTTGCTACGCCGTGCTGACGCGCTGCGCCGCCGGGCGTGAGTTCGACATGGTGCTGGCGATGCGCGATGTCGGCGCCGTGGTGGGGCGGCTCGCGGGGGCGGGAGGGTCAGCCTCGGCTGAAGCGGACGGCTGA
- a CDS encoding SigE family RNA polymerase sigma factor → MAHDTTERLRGFEEFVATRSQSLMRTAFLLVGTREGAEDLVQSALEKTFPRWSRVRRMDTPEAYVRRIVVNNAHAAWRSAKRLPTVELPGGSDSPALAAASVATAAGDHAEDVTLRDSLLRALDELPHGMRTIVVLRYWEELSVQEVAELRRCSAGTVKSQAARGLARLRELMTAEARSER, encoded by the coding sequence GTGGCCCACGACACGACAGAACGTTTACGAGGGTTCGAGGAGTTCGTAGCCACACGCTCGCAATCCCTGATGCGCACGGCTTTTTTGCTCGTCGGTACCCGGGAGGGCGCCGAGGACTTGGTGCAGTCGGCGCTGGAGAAGACCTTTCCGCGCTGGTCGCGGGTTCGGCGGATGGATACGCCTGAGGCGTATGTGCGGCGGATCGTCGTCAACAACGCGCATGCTGCGTGGCGCTCGGCGAAGCGGCTGCCGACGGTGGAGTTGCCTGGCGGATCCGACAGCCCGGCGCTTGCCGCTGCTTCCGTTGCGACTGCTGCCGGTGACCATGCCGAGGACGTCACGCTGCGGGACAGCTTGCTGCGTGCGCTCGACGAGTTGCCGCACGGGATGCGGACGATCGTCGTCCTGCGGTACTGGGAGGAGCTGAGCGTGCAGGAGGTCGCTGAGCTGCGGCGGTGCTCGGCCGGCACGGTCAAGTCGCAGGCTGCGCGCGGCTTGGCGCGTCTTCGAGAACTGATGACCGCGGAAGCGAGGAGTGAGCGATGA
- a CDS encoding LysR family transcriptional regulator — protein sequence MLNTHRLRILAEIHRSGSIAGAARELKLSPSAVSHQLSQLEKEAGVSLVERGAQSLRLTAAGRRLSLRGQEILALLDAAEKDLMAHSRADTGHLCIGYFASAGRRLVPQALSRFARRYPAVELDLVEGQPHELAPAVQQGEIDVLVMFEHALDPWSPPEGVEVRELFNDPQLLVVPTGHPAGRRGQVRLDELAGEQWITSFGTGSPVLSVLERACALEGFVPTIRCRSDHYEVITGLVRAGLGIALIPSLGISDTSGVETTRISGPRLYRKIGVASRPTNPNPVLASFLAYLASTAANLRAGH from the coding sequence ATGCTCAACACGCACCGCCTCCGCATTCTGGCCGAGATCCACCGGTCGGGAAGCATCGCGGGGGCGGCGCGCGAGCTGAAGCTGTCGCCGTCGGCGGTGTCGCACCAGCTGTCGCAGCTGGAGAAGGAAGCCGGGGTCAGCCTGGTCGAGCGCGGGGCGCAGAGCCTGCGGCTGACCGCCGCCGGGCGCCGGCTCTCGCTGCGCGGCCAGGAGATCCTGGCGCTGCTCGACGCCGCCGAGAAGGACCTGATGGCGCACTCCCGCGCCGACACCGGCCACCTGTGCATCGGCTACTTCGCCTCGGCGGGCCGCCGCCTGGTCCCGCAGGCGCTGTCGCGCTTCGCGCGCCGGTACCCGGCGGTGGAGCTGGACCTGGTCGAGGGGCAGCCGCACGAGCTGGCGCCGGCCGTGCAGCAGGGCGAGATCGACGTGCTGGTGATGTTCGAACACGCGCTGGACCCGTGGAGCCCGCCGGAGGGCGTGGAGGTGCGCGAGCTGTTCAACGACCCGCAGCTGCTGGTGGTGCCGACGGGGCACCCCGCGGGGCGGCGCGGGCAGGTGCGGCTGGACGAGCTCGCCGGGGAGCAGTGGATCACCAGCTTCGGGACCGGGTCGCCGGTGCTGTCGGTGCTGGAGCGGGCGTGCGCGCTGGAGGGGTTCGTGCCGACCATCCGGTGCCGCAGCGATCACTATGAGGTGATCACGGGGCTGGTGCGCGCCGGGCTCGGCATCGCGCTGATCCCGAGCCTGGGGATCAGCGACACGAGCGGGGTGGAGACCACGCGCATCTCCGGGCCGCGGCTGTACCGGAAGATAGGTGTCGCCTCGCGGCCGACGAATCCGAACCCGGTGCTGGCTTCGTTCCTGGCGTATCTGGCTTCGACGGCAGCGAATCTGCGCGCCGGGCACTGA
- a CDS encoding metallopeptidase domain-containing protein: MTRVTRLACAIALVSTLVPLLGAGPVQADKRAPSTQCALPNPSGWTGEGETTDYHQFERPQGTKKAAMLFVDFPDAPAMDSTDAYYKFLAPAHDLMTQFSAGAVDLSITPVRHWLHMPQDSASYDFERGISWPQQALYVKQAGELAAQYVDLSKFDLIYIVPPKNATAITFSPAYVFDPKQPNLIVHGKEVKWGVTLGQDMYVWGPKVLVHETSHTFGLPDLYSFTDSDVHHWVGGFDVMGNIIGDAPHHFGWEDWKIGWLANSQVACLDAPGTFAVRLKQVESLGGTKIAVVRTGQTTAVVAESRRPYGVDKGLCKSGVVIYKVNSATISGSGPIRVQNSSPHTPTTTACNEAVDWGAYEPGQTFHDTAAGVTITVNSASTTSDVVTVTKT; encoded by the coding sequence GTGACCAGGGTGACCCGCCTGGCCTGCGCGATAGCACTGGTGAGCACCCTCGTGCCGCTGCTCGGCGCCGGACCGGTCCAGGCCGACAAGCGCGCCCCGAGCACGCAGTGCGCGCTGCCGAACCCCAGCGGCTGGACCGGCGAGGGCGAGACCACCGACTACCACCAGTTCGAACGGCCACAGGGCACGAAGAAGGCCGCGATGCTGTTCGTCGACTTCCCCGACGCGCCGGCCATGGACTCCACGGACGCCTACTACAAGTTCCTGGCTCCGGCGCACGACCTGATGACGCAGTTCTCCGCCGGCGCCGTGGACCTGAGCATCACCCCGGTGAGGCACTGGCTGCACATGCCGCAGGACTCGGCGTCCTACGACTTCGAGCGCGGGATCAGCTGGCCGCAGCAGGCGCTGTACGTCAAGCAGGCCGGGGAGTTGGCGGCGCAGTACGTGGACCTGTCGAAGTTCGACCTCATCTACATCGTCCCGCCGAAGAACGCCACGGCGATCACCTTCTCCCCCGCCTACGTCTTCGACCCGAAGCAGCCGAACCTGATCGTGCACGGCAAAGAGGTGAAGTGGGGCGTCACCCTCGGGCAGGACATGTACGTCTGGGGACCGAAGGTCCTGGTGCACGAGACCAGCCACACCTTCGGGCTGCCCGACCTGTACTCGTTCACCGACTCCGACGTGCACCACTGGGTCGGCGGGTTCGACGTCATGGGCAACATCATCGGCGACGCGCCGCACCACTTCGGGTGGGAGGACTGGAAGATCGGCTGGCTCGCCAACTCCCAGGTCGCGTGCCTGGACGCGCCGGGGACGTTCGCGGTGCGGCTGAAGCAGGTCGAGTCCCTCGGCGGGACGAAGATCGCGGTGGTGCGGACCGGGCAGACGACGGCGGTCGTCGCGGAGTCGCGCCGCCCTTACGGCGTCGACAAAGGGCTCTGCAAGAGCGGGGTCGTGATCTACAAGGTGAACTCCGCGACCATCAGCGGCAGCGGCCCGATCCGGGTGCAGAACTCCTCGCCGCACACCCCGACGACGACCGCCTGCAACGAGGCCGTGGACTGGGGCGCCTACGAGCCCGGCCAGACGTTCCACGACACCGCCGCCGGGGTGACGATCACGGTGAACTCGGCATCCACCACCAGTGACGTGGTGACCGTCACCAAAACCTGA
- a CDS encoding GNAT family N-acetyltransferase, translating into MFAIPLTDDAELRPLEVWQTEEFFAHIERAREQLDRWIGFAAASPDLDGARATLQRYADRQAADAGRLFGIWDRGTLVGGCMYPTFDAKSGNCEIGVWTEPAGQGRGLITAAVRLLLDHALLERGLARAEWHCDPRNERSWAVAKRVGMTAEGILRSSYPYRGERQDAQIWGILRDEWIAVREAEPKAHKAS; encoded by the coding sequence GTGTTCGCGATACCGCTCACCGACGACGCCGAGCTGCGCCCCTTGGAGGTGTGGCAGACCGAGGAGTTCTTCGCCCACATCGAGCGCGCCCGCGAACAGTTGGACCGCTGGATCGGTTTCGCCGCCGCCTCCCCGGACCTGGACGGCGCCCGCGCCACGCTCCAGCGCTACGCCGACAGGCAGGCCGCCGACGCCGGCCGGCTGTTCGGCATCTGGGACCGCGGCACGCTGGTCGGCGGCTGCATGTACCCGACCTTCGACGCCAAGAGCGGCAACTGCGAGATCGGCGTCTGGACCGAGCCGGCCGGCCAGGGCCGCGGCCTGATCACCGCCGCCGTCCGGCTGCTGCTCGACCACGCGCTGCTCGAGCGCGGCCTGGCGCGCGCCGAATGGCACTGCGACCCGCGCAACGAACGCAGCTGGGCAGTCGCCAAGCGAGTGGGGATGACGGCCGAGGGGATCCTCCGCTCGAGCTATCCCTACCGGGGCGAGCGGCAGGACGCGCAGATCTGGGGCATCCTGCGGGACGAGTGGATCGCGGTGCGCGAGGCGGAACCCAAGGCACACAAGGCATCCTAG
- a CDS encoding C40 family peptidase has protein sequence MVTSPKEAAHRAPKKYVPVSRTAMTVTLATAAAGSVALLPTAEADPNANINDVKAQVDKLHQEAEQASEAYNEANTSLSDLQHKVDQLQSRITAEQGSLDSARGALGGLAAAQYESGGIDSALQLMLTQSPDQYLQQATSLAQVTDSKKATMSSAAEIQRQLNQDKASASDELAMLAKTRTVMGQQKADIDAKEKQAKDLLNQLTATQRAQYNRMVSNSNSGVSKSTISNLPVPTDARAAIAVAFAKAQVGKPYIWAAAGPNAYDCSGLTMAAWGKAGVAMAHGSRDQYAAFPKVSKSQLQPGDLVLFYSDMHHIGIYVGDGMVIHAGNPASGVQYIPMNEMPAVGFVRP, from the coding sequence ATGGTGACGTCGCCCAAGGAAGCGGCACATCGCGCGCCCAAGAAGTACGTTCCGGTTTCCCGGACCGCGATGACGGTGACGCTGGCGACGGCGGCTGCGGGCTCGGTGGCTCTGCTGCCGACCGCTGAGGCCGACCCGAATGCGAACATCAATGACGTGAAGGCTCAGGTGGACAAGCTCCACCAGGAGGCCGAGCAGGCGTCGGAGGCCTACAACGAGGCCAACACGAGCCTGTCGGACCTGCAGCACAAAGTGGACCAGCTGCAGTCCCGCATCACGGCCGAGCAGGGTTCGCTGGACTCGGCGCGCGGTGCGCTGGGCGGACTGGCGGCCGCGCAGTACGAGTCCGGAGGTATCGACAGCGCTCTGCAACTGATGCTGACGCAGTCGCCGGACCAGTACCTGCAGCAGGCGACGTCGCTGGCTCAGGTGACCGACTCCAAGAAGGCCACCATGAGCAGCGCCGCGGAGATCCAGCGGCAGCTGAACCAGGACAAGGCCAGCGCGAGCGACGAGCTGGCGATGCTGGCCAAGACCCGGACCGTGATGGGGCAGCAGAAGGCGGACATCGACGCCAAGGAGAAGCAGGCGAAAGACCTGCTGAACCAGCTCACCGCCACCCAGCGCGCGCAGTACAACCGCATGGTGTCCAACAGCAACAGCGGCGTGTCCAAGAGCACCATCAGCAACCTGCCTGTCCCCACCGACGCCCGCGCGGCGATAGCCGTGGCGTTCGCCAAGGCGCAGGTCGGCAAGCCCTATATCTGGGCCGCCGCCGGACCGAACGCCTACGACTGCTCCGGCCTGACGATGGCCGCCTGGGGCAAGGCCGGCGTGGCGATGGCGCACGGTTCGCGCGACCAGTACGCCGCGTTCCCGAAGGTCTCCAAGTCCCAGCTCCAGCCGGGCGACCTGGTCCTGTTCTACTCGGACATGCACCACATCGGCATCTACGTCGGCGACGGCATGGTGATCCACGCCGGAAACCCGGCCTCCGGGGTCCAGTACATCCCGATGAACGAGATGCCCGCTGTGGGTTTCGTGCGTCCGTAA
- a CDS encoding ABC transporter ATP-binding protein, giving the protein MALPSADPLDHHYRGEHPIRTLAYLFREDRGRLALGVLAYFVKHSPTFLLPLVTADVIDIVVKHRPISGLWIDSGILLVLLLFNLPGHLLYVRCFSHSIRRMGVRLRSALVWRLQHLTIGYHARVSAGVLQAKVIRDVEAIEQAAQQTSDTGIGALVTMVGATVIIAFRDPVWLPVFAALVPVTVLLAMALRKPMKQDNESFRAEVEHLSSRVVEMTNLIPITRAHGLERDAYKRVDGTLRRVLAAGLRLDLINGTFGAMAWIALNFMGVACLTGAAWAAYTGALGTSPGDVVMLSAFFTTLVGSVTALMNLTPVITRGLASVRSVGEVLQAPDIEENEGREAVEAVRGEFQFEGLRFEYPDADRPSVADFDLVVRPGETVAFVGASGAGKSTVLNLVIGFIRPTAGHILLDGRDMAGLDLRTYRKHLSIVPQETTLFDGTIRDNVLYGLTGVDDEELRTALRDANALEFVDRLPEGLDTRVGEKGARMSGGQKQRLAIARALVRDPRVLILDEATSALDTQSERLIQEALGRLVSGRTTFVVAHRLSTVRNADRIVVMEGGRIVETGTHEELVARDGAYAALHGVRAS; this is encoded by the coding sequence ATGGCTTTGCCATCCGCCGATCCCCTCGACCACCACTACCGCGGCGAGCACCCGATCCGCACGCTCGCCTACCTCTTCCGGGAGGACCGAGGCCGGCTGGCTCTCGGCGTCCTGGCCTATTTCGTCAAGCACAGCCCCACTTTTCTGCTTCCGTTGGTGACGGCGGACGTCATCGACATCGTGGTCAAACACCGCCCGATATCCGGCCTCTGGATCGATTCGGGCATTCTTCTCGTCCTTCTCCTGTTCAACCTTCCGGGACATCTTCTGTACGTCCGCTGCTTCAGCCACTCGATCCGGCGGATGGGCGTCCGACTCCGCTCGGCGCTGGTCTGGCGGCTGCAACACCTCACCATCGGCTACCACGCGCGGGTCAGCGCCGGTGTGTTGCAGGCCAAGGTGATCCGGGACGTCGAGGCCATCGAGCAGGCCGCGCAGCAGACCTCCGACACCGGCATCGGCGCGCTGGTGACGATGGTCGGCGCGACGGTCATCATCGCCTTCCGCGACCCGGTCTGGCTGCCGGTGTTCGCCGCTCTGGTGCCGGTGACGGTGCTGCTGGCGATGGCGCTGCGCAAGCCGATGAAACAGGACAATGAGTCCTTCCGTGCGGAAGTGGAGCATTTGTCGTCAAGGGTCGTCGAGATGACGAATCTGATCCCCATCACCCGCGCGCACGGTCTGGAGCGCGACGCCTACAAGCGGGTCGACGGCACGCTGCGCCGTGTGCTGGCCGCCGGGCTGCGTCTGGACCTCATCAACGGCACGTTCGGCGCGATGGCGTGGATCGCGTTGAACTTCATGGGCGTCGCGTGCCTGACGGGAGCCGCCTGGGCCGCGTACACCGGAGCGCTGGGCACCTCCCCCGGCGACGTGGTGATGCTCAGCGCGTTCTTCACGACACTGGTCGGCTCGGTGACCGCGCTGATGAACCTGACGCCGGTCATCACCCGGGGGCTCGCCTCGGTGCGCTCGGTCGGCGAAGTCCTTCAGGCGCCGGACATCGAGGAGAACGAGGGCCGCGAGGCCGTCGAGGCGGTGCGCGGCGAATTCCAGTTCGAGGGCTTGCGGTTCGAGTACCCGGACGCCGACCGGCCCTCGGTCGCGGACTTCGATCTGGTGGTCCGGCCCGGGGAGACCGTCGCCTTCGTGGGAGCCTCCGGGGCGGGCAAGTCCACGGTGCTGAACCTGGTCATCGGCTTCATCCGGCCGACCGCCGGGCACATCCTGCTGGACGGCCGCGACATGGCCGGGCTGGACCTGCGGACGTACCGCAAGCACCTGTCGATCGTGCCGCAGGAGACGACGCTGTTCGACGGGACGATCCGGGACAACGTGCTCTACGGCCTGACCGGCGTGGACGACGAGGAGCTGCGCACGGCGCTGCGCGACGCGAACGCGCTGGAGTTCGTCGATCGGCTGCCCGAGGGTCTGGACACCCGGGTCGGGGAGAAGGGCGCGCGGATGTCCGGCGGGCAGAAGCAGCGGCTGGCGATCGCGCGGGCGTTGGTGCGCGATCCCAGGGTCCTGATTCTCGACGAGGCCACCTCGGCGCTGGACACCCAGTCCGAGCGGCTGATCCAGGAGGCGCTGGGCCGGCTGGTCAGCGGACGCACGACGTTCGTCGTGGCGCACCGGCTGTCCACGGTGCGCAACGCCGACCGGATCGTGGTGATGGAGGGCGGCCGGATCGTGGAGACGGGGACGCACGAGGAGTTGGTGGCGCGGGACGGGGCTTATGCCGCGCTGCACGGTGTGCGGGCTTCGTAG
- a CDS encoding calcium:proton antiporter: protein MSTSAEQRLPAWAVWSNAVPVLAGVLLAFTWGRDMPPWVVAVIAALLFGAVLAAVHHAEVVAHRVGEPFGSLVLAVAVTVIEVALIITMMSAKGAKGAGLARDTVFAAVMITCNGIAGLCLLLGALKRGLALFNADGTSTVFGAIITLAGLTLVLPTFTTSQPGPEFNDTQLTFAALASIAVYGLFISALTVRHRPDYLPVGRDGGGAGSGSDSDAGFESDTGFENDTGFDEDGYEGERPTARQALISLGLLVLALVAVVGLGKGVSPTIERGVDRAGLPASVVGVVIALMVLLPEAIAAVRAAQRDEVQTSLNLALGSAMASIGLTIPAIAVATVWLSTPLLLGLDASHMVLLAMTVAVGTLTFVRGRATLVQGGAHLVLCAGYLVLAVSP from the coding sequence ATGAGCACCTCAGCCGAGCAGCGCCTTCCCGCCTGGGCCGTGTGGTCCAACGCCGTCCCGGTGCTGGCCGGCGTGCTGCTGGCGTTCACGTGGGGGCGCGACATGCCGCCGTGGGTGGTGGCGGTCATCGCGGCGCTGCTGTTCGGTGCGGTGCTGGCGGCGGTGCACCACGCGGAGGTGGTGGCGCACCGGGTCGGGGAGCCCTTCGGCTCGCTGGTGCTGGCGGTCGCGGTGACGGTCATCGAGGTGGCGCTGATCATCACCATGATGTCGGCGAAGGGCGCCAAGGGCGCGGGACTGGCCCGGGACACGGTGTTCGCGGCGGTGATGATCACCTGCAACGGCATCGCGGGCCTGTGCCTGCTGCTCGGGGCGCTCAAGCGCGGGCTCGCGCTGTTCAACGCCGACGGGACCTCGACGGTGTTCGGCGCGATCATCACCCTGGCCGGGCTGACGCTGGTGCTGCCGACGTTCACCACCTCGCAGCCCGGTCCGGAGTTCAACGACACGCAGCTGACGTTCGCGGCGCTGGCTTCGATCGCGGTGTACGGGCTGTTCATCAGCGCCCTGACGGTGCGGCATCGGCCCGACTATCTGCCGGTCGGCAGGGATGGCGGCGGAGCTGGCTCTGGCTCTGACAGCGATGCAGGCTTTGAGAGTGACACCGGTTTCGAGAACGACACCGGCTTCGACGAGGACGGCTATGAAGGCGAGCGCCCGACCGCGCGCCAAGCCCTGATCAGCCTGGGCCTGCTCGTGCTCGCCCTGGTCGCGGTGGTCGGCCTGGGCAAGGGCGTGTCGCCGACCATCGAGCGCGGCGTGGACCGGGCCGGGCTGCCGGCCTCGGTGGTCGGCGTCGTGATCGCGCTGATGGTGCTGCTGCCGGAGGCGATCGCGGCGGTGCGGGCGGCGCAGCGGGACGAGGTGCAGACCAGCTTGAACCTGGCGCTGGGGTCGGCGATGGCGAGCATCGGGCTGACGATCCCGGCGATCGCCGTGGCGACCGTGTGGCTGTCCACGCCGCTGCTGCTGGGCCTGGACGCCAGCCACATGGTGTTGCTGGCGATGACCGTCGCGGTCGGGACGCTGACGTTCGTGCGCGGCCGGGCGACGCTGGTTCAGGGCGGCGCACACCTGGTGCTGTGCGCCGGATATCTGGTCCTCGCGGTCAGTCCCTAG
- a CDS encoding long-chain-fatty-acid--CoA ligase → MTSLSLASILAEPAWRRPDSVALIEGDRRYTFAELWDQVLRQAGALVEQGVRPGDKVALMCPNTAEFPRAYYAILAAGGVVVPVHLLLTADEAETVLRDSGASLVIAHAMCAETAAKAAENIGVKLLTAGSGGGLEELTEQATPLATFLTRKPEDPAVIFYTSGTTGTPKGAVLSHLNLVLNATTDAYDARDDIRRDDIVLASLPLFHTFGQTVSMNASWRLGNTVVLLPRFDPDAAIALMVQERVTTFHGVPTMYVTLIEAAARAERMPTLRRCVSGGASLPVPVLERFEAAFGAKVLEGYGLSETSPVASVNQLSIGTRAGTVGHPLWGVDVEIADPDVPEAIRLLPRGELGEIVIRGHNVFTGYLGRPEATAAAVVDGWFRTGDLGRRDAEGFISIVDRTKDLIIRGGFNVYPREVEDALLRMPGLTEVAVIGVPDDVHGEEIVAVVVAGDAVPPAEEILAYGNEHLGRHKYPRRVEFVDALPLGPSHKVLKRELRDRFGKPRD, encoded by the coding sequence ATGACCTCCCTCTCGCTGGCCAGCATCCTCGCCGAACCCGCCTGGCGCCGCCCCGACAGCGTCGCGCTGATCGAGGGCGACCGCCGCTACACCTTCGCAGAGCTCTGGGACCAGGTCCTCCGCCAAGCCGGCGCGCTCGTCGAGCAGGGCGTGCGCCCCGGCGACAAGGTCGCGCTGATGTGTCCGAACACCGCCGAATTCCCGCGCGCCTACTACGCGATCCTCGCCGCGGGCGGCGTCGTCGTCCCCGTGCATCTGCTGCTCACCGCCGACGAGGCCGAGACCGTGCTGCGCGACAGCGGCGCCAGCCTCGTCATCGCCCACGCGATGTGTGCCGAGACCGCGGCGAAAGCCGCCGAGAACATCGGCGTGAAGCTGCTCACCGCAGGCTCCGGCGGCGGTCTGGAGGAGCTCACCGAGCAAGCGACCCCGCTCGCCACCTTCCTCACTCGCAAGCCCGAGGACCCGGCGGTCATCTTCTACACGTCCGGCACCACCGGCACGCCCAAAGGCGCCGTCCTGTCTCACCTCAACCTGGTGCTGAACGCCACCACCGACGCCTACGACGCCCGCGACGACATCCGACGCGACGATATCGTCCTGGCCTCTCTGCCGCTGTTCCACACCTTCGGCCAGACCGTCAGCATGAACGCCTCCTGGCGCCTGGGGAACACCGTCGTCCTGTTGCCCCGCTTCGATCCCGACGCCGCCATCGCGCTGATGGTCCAGGAGCGCGTCACCACCTTCCACGGCGTCCCGACGATGTACGTCACGCTCATCGAGGCGGCGGCGCGCGCCGAGCGGATGCCGACGCTGCGCCGCTGCGTCTCCGGCGGCGCCTCGCTCCCGGTGCCGGTGCTGGAACGCTTCGAGGCGGCCTTCGGCGCCAAGGTGCTCGAGGGCTACGGCCTGTCCGAGACCTCGCCGGTGGCCTCGGTGAACCAGCTCTCGATCGGCACGCGCGCCGGGACGGTCGGCCATCCGCTGTGGGGCGTGGACGTCGAGATCGCCGACCCCGACGTCCCCGAGGCCATCAGGCTGCTGCCGCGCGGCGAACTCGGCGAGATCGTGATCCGCGGCCACAACGTCTTCACCGGCTACCTCGGCCGCCCCGAGGCCACCGCGGCCGCGGTCGTCGACGGCTGGTTCCGCACCGGCGACCTGGGACGCCGCGACGCCGAGGGCTTCATCTCGATCGTCGACCGCACCAAGGACCTGATCATCCGCGGCGGCTTCAACGTCTACCCCCGCGAAGTCGAGGACGCGCTGCTGCGCATGCCCGGTCTGACCGAGGTCGCCGTCATCGGCGTGCCCGACGACGTCCACGGCGAGGAGATCGTGGCGGTCGTCGTAGCCGGGGACGCCGTGCCCCCGGCCGAGGAGATCCTCGCCTACGGCAACGAACACCTCGGACGCCACAAGTACCCGCGCCGGGTGGAGTTCGTCGACGCGCTGCCGCTGGGTCCCAGCCACAAGGTGCTCAAGCGCGAGCTGCGCGACCGCTTCGGCAAGCCTAGGGACTGA
- a CDS encoding acyl-CoA dehydrogenase family protein has translation MDLSLSDEHEAIRGLAADFADRELVPHAAAWDRAESVDRSVVKRLGDLGFLGMTIPEEYGGSEGDHLSYCLVMEELGRGDTAVRGIVSVSLGLVTKPLLAYGTEDQKRRWIPKLTAGDALGCFGLTEPGNGSDAGHLKTKAVRDEKTGDWLLTGSKLFITNGTWADLALIFARTGAKDGAPDDGPRGITAFLVPTDTPGFQAREIKGKLGLRGQATAELILDEVRVPDDARLGEIGQGFKIAMSTLDKGRMSVAAGCVGLIQACLDASVGYAAERDQFGKPIANYQLVQEMLADISVDLDAGRLLVWRVADLIERGLPYATAASTAKLFCSEAAVRAANNAIQVFGGYGYIDEYPVGKYLRDARVLTLYEGTSQIQKLLLGRALTGVSAF, from the coding sequence ATGGACTTGTCCCTCAGCGACGAGCACGAGGCGATTCGTGGCCTGGCCGCCGACTTCGCTGATCGCGAGTTGGTTCCGCATGCCGCGGCGTGGGATCGGGCCGAGTCGGTGGATCGGTCCGTCGTCAAGCGGCTCGGTGACCTGGGCTTCCTCGGCATGACGATCCCTGAGGAGTACGGCGGCTCCGAGGGCGATCACCTGTCCTACTGCCTCGTCATGGAGGAGTTGGGGCGCGGGGACACGGCCGTGCGCGGCATTGTCTCGGTCTCGCTCGGCCTGGTCACCAAGCCGCTACTGGCCTACGGGACCGAGGACCAGAAGCGCCGCTGGATCCCCAAGCTCACCGCTGGCGACGCCCTCGGCTGCTTCGGCCTCACCGAGCCCGGCAACGGCTCCGACGCCGGCCACCTCAAAACCAAAGCCGTCCGCGACGAGAAGACCGGCGACTGGCTCCTCACCGGCTCGAAGCTCTTCATCACCAACGGCACCTGGGCCGACCTCGCCCTGATCTTCGCCCGCACCGGCGCCAAAGACGGCGCGCCCGACGACGGCCCGCGCGGCATCACCGCCTTCCTCGTCCCCACCGACACCCCCGGCTTCCAGGCACGCGAAATCAAGGGCAAGCTCGGGCTGCGCGGGCAGGCGACCGCCGAGCTCATCCTCGATGAGGTCCGCGTCCCCGACGACGCCCGGCTCGGCGAGATCGGGCAGGGCTTCAAGATCGCGATGTCGACGCTCGACAAGGGCCGCATGTCGGTCGCCGCCGGCTGCGTCGGGCTGATCCAGGCCTGCCTCGACGCCTCCGTCGGTTACGCCGCCGAGCGCGACCAGTTCGGCAAGCCGATCGCGAACTACCAGCTCGTCCAGGAGATGCTCGCCGACATCTCGGTCGACCTGGACGCCGGCCGGCTGCTCGTCTGGCGCGTCGCCGACCTCATCGAGCGCGGCCTGCCGTATGCCACCGCCGCCTCCACCGCGAAGCTCTTCTGCTCCGAGGCCGCCGTCCGCGCCGCCAACAACGCGATCCAGGTCTTCGGCGGCTACGGCTACATCGACGAGTACCCGGTCGGCAAATACCTGCGCGATGCCAGAGTCCTGACTCTCTACGAAGGCACGTCCCAGATCCAGAAGCTGCTGCTCGGCCGCGCCCTGACCGGCGTCAGCGCTTTCTGA